From the Plectropomus leopardus isolate mb chromosome 18, YSFRI_Pleo_2.0, whole genome shotgun sequence genome, one window contains:
- the zgc:91910 gene encoding zinc finger protein 706-like, with product MARGQQKIQSQQKNAKKAAEKKKGQGADQKTAAKAALVHTCPVCRTQMPDPKTFKQHFESKHPKSAMPAELVDVQA from the exons ATGGCTCGTGGGCAGCAGAAGATTCAGTCTCAGCAAAAGAACGCAAAGAAggcagcagagaagaagaaaggtcAGGGCGCTGACCAGAAGACTGCAGCGAAGGCCGCGCTGGTCCACACCTGTCCTGTCTGCCGG acgCAGATGCCTGACCCCAAAACCTTCAAGCAGCACTTTGAGAGCAAACACCCCAAGTCTGCCATGCCTGCTGAGCTGGTGGATGTTCAGGCGTAA